Proteins co-encoded in one Centroberyx gerrardi isolate f3 chromosome 18, fCenGer3.hap1.cur.20231027, whole genome shotgun sequence genomic window:
- the efhc1 gene encoding EF-hand domain-containing protein 1: MSINTGHGLPFLPGYTFRDVTKSAFHRPQTLAYRNGYALPRRPTVGIGQTPLLSEQLTQQEISDLSTQTAHVTYASSGHSKALDLIPAHVAYDKKVLRFYAYFKEDILYSPDEEYRVRPVVVHYFLEDDSMCVIEPVVENSGIPQGTLIKRQRLPKNERGEHFHWKDLNLGMDLEVYGVKYRLTHCDTYTQDFMESEGMIVNEPEPMAVDPYITHRNKPQPSYITPTDFDDLHQFLTMDRKVLRFFALWDNADSLYGDTRPVTIQYYLVDDTVEIREVHEANSGRDPFPVLMRRQRLPKKIKQASGPFPSCVLEVSSQEVDEYYSPKDFQVGEAVKLMGRRFLLYDCDGFTKSYFQKNHPEVEMKPREGPKKADTFRDRKKEVPPYNGFGSLEDSLQNCLSLVPEPPKKNMIKMLENDQKVLRYAAKLDSQNPQDEGRRFMLSYFLSDDMISIFEKPTRNSGILGGKFLEKTRIPKPGSTVEHPEFYSPADFAIGATVEVFSHRFVLTDADHYVLKYLESISDQIPSQTLESVRQKLGIDPHQGTANNQPFDRNGDNEAVEPSS, from the exons ATGTCCATAAATACTGGCCATGGTTTGCCATTTTTACCTGGATACACTTTCCGAGATGTAACG AAGTCAGCCTTCCATCGGCCCCAGACACTGGCCTATAGGAATGGCTACGCTCTGCCCCGTCGGCCCACTGTGGGCATCGGACAGACTCCTCTCCTGTCAGAGCAGCTGACCCAGCAGGAGATCAGTGACTTGTCCACTCAGACAGCACACGTCACCTATGCCTCCTCCGGCCACAGCAAAGCCCTAGACCTCATCCCTGCTCATGTGGCCTATGACAAGAAG GTGCTGCGTTTCTATGCGTACTTCAAAGAGGACATCCTGTATTCCCCCGACGAGGAGTACCGCGTGCGTCCCGTGGTCGTTCACTACTTCCTGGAGGATGACAGCATGTGCGTCATCGAGCCCGTGGTGGAGAACTCTGGGATACCGCAGGGCACGCTGATCAAACGCCAGCGTCTGCCCAAGAACGAGCGCGGGGAGCACTTCCACTGGAAAGACCTCAAcctgggcatggacctggaGGTGTACGGGGTCAAGTACCGCCTCACACACTgcgacacatacacacag GACTTCATGGAAAGTGAAGGCATGATTGTTAATGAACCGGAGCCAATGGCTGTGGACCCTTACATCACACATCGCAACAAACCTCAGCCGTCCTACATCACGCCCACTGACTTCGATGACCTACACCAGTTCCTCACCATGGACCGCAAG GTGCTGCGTTTCTTTGCGCTGTGGGACAACGCTGACTCTCTGTACGGGGACACCAGGCCTGTAACCATCCAGTATTACCTGGTGGACGACACGGTGGAGATCAGAGAGGTCCATGAAGCCAACAGCGGCCGAGACCCCTTCCCTGTCCTGATGCGCAGACAGAGGCTGCCCAAGAAAATCAAGCAGGCCTCCG GGCCCTTCCCTAGCTGCGTGCTGGAGGTCTCGTCGCAGGAAGTGGATGAATATTATTCCCCCAAGGACTTCCAGGTGGGCGAGGCGGTGAAGCTGATGGGCCGTCGCTTCCTGCTGTATGACTGCGATGGCTTCACCAAAAGCTACTTCCAGAAGAACCACCCAGAGGTGGAGATGAAGCCCAGGGAGGGGCCAAAGAAGGCTGACACGTTTCGGGACCGGAAGAAG GAGGTTCCTCCCTACAATGGTTTCGGTTCTCTGGAAGACTCTCTCCAAAACTGCTTGTCTCTAGTCCCTGAGCCTCCCAAGAAGAACATGATCAAGATGCTGGAGAATGACCAGAAAGTGTTGCGCTACGCTGCCAAGCTG GACTCCCAGAATCCCCAGGACGAGGGCCGCCGTTTCATGCTCTCCTACTTCCTGTCCGACGACATGATCAGTATTTTTGAAAAGCCCACCCGTAACTCTGGGATCCTCGGTGGCAAGTTCCTGGAAAAGACACGCATCCCCAAGCCGGGCTCTACTGTGGAACATCCTGAGTTCTACTCACCCGCTGACTTCGCTATTGGAGCCACTGTGGAGG TTTTCAGCCACCGCTTTGTGCTGACCGATGCTGACCACTATGTGCTGAAGTACCTGGAGTCCATCTCAGACCAGATCCCCTCTCAGACTCTGGAGTCTGTGCGCCAGAAGCTGGGCATAGATCCACACCAAGGGACAGCAAATAACCAGCCATTTGACCGAAATG GTGATAATGAAGCAGTGGAGCCCTCTTCATGA